TTTCCCGTGTCATAAGTATTTTTAAAATTTGATTTTTAACATCTTGAAGCCCCATCCCCCTTGTTGCAGAAGTAAAAAGCGCAGGCTTGTAACGAGTACGCAGGCCGGCCACGTCAATATTTCCGCCGCTACCTGCATCTATCTTGTTAAAAACTGTTATACGGGGCTTTTTATGTATTCCAAGCTCCCTGAGTACATCATTTACAACTTCAATATGCTCCTCAAAAACATCAGTGCTTACATCAACAATATGGAGAAGCAGGTCAGCATCCTCCGCCTCTTTCAGGGTGCTGCGGAAGGATGCCACAAGATGGTGAGGTAATTTTTTAATGAATCCCACTGTGTCAATCAGCAGGGCATCCTTTCCTTCTTCAAGCCGGAAGCGGCGTATTGTAGAATCCAGTGTTGCAAAAAGCCGGTCTTCAACAAATACATCAGATCCGGTGAGTGCATTAAGAAGGCTTGATTTACCGGCGTTTGTGTAACCTACCAATGCAACCTTGTAAATATCTCTTCTTCCTCTCCGCCTTACAATGCGCTGTTTCTCAATTACTGCAAGCTGGCGCTCAAGGCTCGAAATTCTTCTTCTAATTGCACGCCTGTCAACTTCAAGCTGGGTTTCCCCGGGGCCTCGTGTGCCAATTGCGCCCTCCTGCCTTGAAAGGTGAGTCCACGCTCTTGTCAGCCGCGGCAGATAGTAATTAAGCTGTGCAAGCTCAACCTGAAGCCTTGCTTCCTTTGTTCTTGCCCTCTTTGCAAAAATATCAAGTATAAGCCCGCTTCTGTCTATTATTTTTTTATCAAAAATTTGTTCAAGATTCTTTACCTGCGCAGGCGTAAGATCAGTATCAAAAAGCAGAAAATCCACATTCAGCTTCTCTGCAGCTTCCCTGATCTCTTCGGCCTTACCGCTGCCGATAAAAGTTGCTGGATCGGGCTTTGCAAGTGCCTGTATTACCTTCTTTTTAACATCCGCACCAGCAGTCTCTGCAAGAGAAACCAGTTCTTCAAGGCTCTCCTCCTCCCTGATTCTGCTCATTTTTTTAAGCACAACTCCTACTGCCAATGTGCTCTCTCTTTTGTTTTTACCTTCTGTAGGGTAGATAAAAAAATCCTTTCTATTTATACTCTTTTTTAATACGAGATAAATACATCTCTATAAAAAGTGCAATAAGTGCAGCAGCAAGGAAATATCTCCATAACGGAATACCGGAACGATCATCTTCTATCTGTTTTAAAATATTTCCATTCGGGTCAATAGTTTTAACACTTGCCTCAGGGAAAATATTTTTAAATTTTTCAGATGCAATAACCGATAAATCCGATTCTGCCGGATCAGTATTAACAGTAAAAATTTCAAATACAGCATTATCTTTCAGGATCGAATAACTGCCGTTCTGCCACTCCCTGCCGATATTCAGGATTCCCTTTTCCTGCTCTTGCTCAACCATAAGCAGCGATTTCTCTCCTGCCGGATTTATCACACTG
The bacterium DNA segment above includes these coding regions:
- the hflX gene encoding GTPase HflX — protein: MAVGVVLKKMSRIREEESLEELVSLAETAGADVKKKVIQALAKPDPATFIGSGKAEEIREAAEKLNVDFLLFDTDLTPAQVKNLEQIFDKKIIDRSGLILDIFAKRARTKEARLQVELAQLNYYLPRLTRAWTHLSRQEGAIGTRGPGETQLEVDRRAIRRRISSLERQLAVIEKQRIVRRRGRRDIYKVALVGYTNAGKSSLLNALTGSDVFVEDRLFATLDSTIRRFRLEEGKDALLIDTVGFIKKLPHHLVASFRSTLKEAEDADLLLHIVDVSTDVFEEHIEVVNDVLRELGIHKKPRITVFNKIDAGSGGNIDVAGLRTRYKPALFTSATRGMGLQDVKNQILKILMTREKEVSIKISVNDSKTIARVYDLASVISTEYEDDVAIIKFRAEQGIYEKIKRLTDHEKNIDIDN